The genome window CTGTACCTTTTCTTCCAGTTCATCCGACGCGTTGCTTATCGGACAGGAATCCAATCCTTCACCTTCCTGTCCGAACAGGGAGTGGGCGTACACCCTCATCTTTTCCTTTTCTTTTTCGGAAAACTCTTCTTTCAGGTAATCAATCAGACGATATGCTTCTTTCTCATTATCATCATCTATATTTATCCTTACTGTTACCCTGATCCCCGCCGCGGTCAGCAGATGGATATTCCGGATCACGGTTTCAAAAGGCTTTTCAATTCCAACATACCGTTTCCGTTTTGCGTATTCTTCTGCCAGCCCGTCCAGGGTAATCTGGATCTCCCCGACCTTCCACTTCTTTGCGGCCTTCTTTACACTTTCTTCATCAAACAGGCTGCCGTTGCTGGTCATCTCCGCTGTATACTCTATTCCCGCTTCATTCAGCCCGTCACAGATCCTGTCTATGTTATCCGCTGCACACATCGGCTCCCCGCCGAACCAGTGAATATGGATCTTCTTATGTTCCTTTGGTTTATGTTCCAGGATAAACCGTAATACCTCCTCTACGGTTTCCCTGCTCATCTTCCGGTATTCCATTCCCTGTTCAAAGCAGTAGAAGCACCTGGCATTGCAGGTTGTTGTCGGAAGGATCACATAATGGGTGATCCCCTTCGGCAGTTCTTCTTTGATGACAATGATGTTCTTTACCTGCAGGTACAGCTGGCTCTCATCTGTTCCTTCCGGAACCAGAAAGTATTCTTCATACAGTTCCTTCATCCACTTGTCATCCAGTATCGCAACAGAATACAGTGGCGGAGCGGGCGTATCGTCAAAGTAGTGGTGCATCATGAACGCGGAATCATGAATCAGATACAATTTCCGTGTCAGCGTATGAAACAGCAGGGTCTGCCCTTCCGTGTCCATTCTGTACACGAAGCGGCTCCACCGGAGCTGTTTCCCGCCGGCGATCAGCGACTGTTTTCCAAGCAGAACACAAACCCGTGGATCCCCCGGATGCAGGCACTCCATCTTTTTCTTCTCTTCTCCGCTCATACTATACCCCTTTGTTATCCAATAGAAAAACACAACATCTATTTGAGAAACGAAGCTAATAAGTGAACTGCTGGGACGGTTCTCCGCGTTAGGGTTTATCCCGAACGAGAGAACCGTCCCACCCGTTCGCGGTCCTGAGCGTATCTCTTATGAATTCGTATATATTTACTACTCTTTTTATAAGTTTATTGTACGCTATACATCCTTGTCAATACATTTCATTAATTCAGAAAAAACAGCACATCGTGCTGTTTTCTCCACCATTATTCACTTTTCAGTTTTAAGTCTTCAGTTTTAAGTAGCTCACCGCCGCAGCGGATAATTCTGAATTCTGAATTCTGAATTCTGAATTCTTAATTCCTTTTCATTTCTTCCCACAGCACTTCCGGCTTTTCCTTATCCATGTTGCAGGTATACAGATAGAACGGCACCGTGTGCACAAACTGCTCCAGCATGGAGATCAGCATATACATCTGCTTCGGTTCCTTCGGAATCATCACCTGCTGCATGAGCCTTAGTGCGGCATCATCCGGAGTCATCCTTTTCAGGGATACTTCTTCTCCGCGCTCAATAAAGCACATGGCCTTCATGGGAACGCTTTCCTTGCATCCCAGTCTTTCCCGGCCTCTCCAGGGGGAACCATAAGCATAGATCCTGTTATCCCGGAATTTGAGCACAGGTCTTGCGCCGTTAATAACCTTTACTCTTTCGCCAAA of Aristaeella lactis contains these proteins:
- a CDS encoding radical SAM protein — protein: MSGEEKKKMECLHPGDPRVCVLLGKQSLIAGGKQLRWSRFVYRMDTEGQTLLFHTLTRKLYLIHDSAFMMHHYFDDTPAPPLYSVAILDDKWMKELYEEYFLVPEGTDESQLYLQVKNIIVIKEELPKGITHYVILPTTTCNARCFYCFEQGMEYRKMSRETVEEVLRFILEHKPKEHKKIHIHWFGGEPMCAADNIDRICDGLNEAGIEYTAEMTSNGSLFDEESVKKAAKKWKVGEIQITLDGLAEEYAKRKRYVGIEKPFETVIRNIHLLTAAGIRVTVRINIDDDNEKEAYRLIDYLKEEFSEKEKEKMRVYAHSLFGQEGEGLDSCPISNASDELEEKVQEINNKLLREGLISKDLGELFSLKSHYCMVTAPECNVLIDSTGNLFACDAMPENMRYGDVKTGIDPEKWRKVASICDVREECRECVFLPQCTEFDRCPNRLTYDNCYKQEKRKIESDLRFAYAVAIQNMK